The genomic stretch GCTAATCCTAACACTTTGggagtatatattttttgtctacCATAAAATCTTCCACTTTTCTTTAACAatcatatatctatatctctatatctatcttTTATCGTTAGCTACTTCAAATTCTTTTGTGAGATACATAGCTAATTTTTTatatctcccttcctcccatttgACAGTTCCTGGGAGGAGATCACCCcttaagttttttgtttgttcttttcaggttgatctctcccttttctcatctttaatgTCACTTGGGTTTTGTGCTAGAGGATTTAGTCCTAGATGATCCTGCAGCAACCTTCCTGTTCTAATGGAACCTGAGAGCAATGGTTTCTTACCTCCTGGACTGGGTAAAGGATAATGAACTGGATTATCTCCCCACTAGACTGAAGAACAGAGAGCAGGCTTTACCTATCTCCACCATCCCTCAGTGAACTTGGAATTGATCCTGGGGAGCTCCACCGTTGGAACCTAAGACAACTGACCCAGGACGGCTACAGACCCTGTGATCTGAGGAAGTCCAGTAGGCAGGCAGGTGTAGGATATGCGATTACCTCTTGGTTACCCTGCCctttttctaattccttctaAGTCCATgggctcctttcccttctcctaaCTTTAGTAGGTATGTATGTACGTGGAGGTTGGTTTGGGTGGGGGGCATGCATTAGAGTCAGAGGACTCTATGTCATTTTTATGCTGTGTGTCTTTGGTGACCCAGTCagcctctctgaccctcagtttgTAAACTGGGAATAagagcaaccaaaaaaaaaaaaaagaaagaaagaaacgagTTAGTATATATAAAGGTCCAGCATCCTGCTTAATAGTTGCTAGTGGAGCAGAATTTTCATCCCCCAGCCTCTAGTTCTCATACCATCTCCCCTTCTGCACCCTGGTCACTGGCCCCCCACTTACTGAATCAGTTCCAACACCCGCCTCTTCATGGCCTGGACCAGGTCCCGCTGCCCTTGGAGCTCCTCCTCGTACACGGCGCTCCTCCTTTCAGCCTCCCGTTGCTTCTGCTCCAGCTCCGCCTGCAGCCGGGCTCTCTCTTCCTGACACCTGTGCACAAAAGGCAGGCTCCGTTCTCAGGAAAGAAGCCCAGCTTTTGGCTGAGCTGGGCGGGGCCTCTGCCTGACGGGGAGCCCATgagggggctgggcacccccTGCAGTTGAAGTCCACACCCACACATGCCACAcactatacacacatataccacatgccccccaccacaccatacatacacacacaacactaCACACGCACATCCCCCCACTATACATGCACACCCCTTACATTATAGGCATACACCCCCAcactatacatacacacaccacatATACACACCCCCACACTACGTATACATACACACGCCCTATACTACACACAcccacactacacacacacataagatCACACATATCACATATACAATACATGCGCCACACTATATATGCATACACTACAGTACATACCCACACCATACATGCACATCACATCACAcacacattacacacacacacactacacatacacacactacacATACACCACACtatacacagacacatacatcacattacacatatacatacacaccatGCACCAAATACACTTATAACACAGTGCACTCACATTCATAGCACATCACACACaccacataccacacacacattgCACCACACACCAGACACACACTCACAACACATACCACACAGATCACACACTACATGCCACACATGCATACCACACACTATATACCCCACACCACATACAAGTATACCATACACCATACACTCACACCCCACCACATGCACATTACACACACTCCCTACCACACACTCTCTCAACACGCCACACACCACACCCCACACTGAGCTGTGTGCGGACTGACACTACAGGCCGATTTTCTACCAGCCGTGCGGAGGAACGAAAACAGGGCCTAGTGTCGTGTCTTCCTTTCCCGGAGATGAGCcaacatttccatttgttttcctttcagaaccatttccattttaaaatgtaaaccttCTGAAAGACATATTCACAGTCCTGGCGGCTCTctgggggagggcgggcgggcgtcTGGGCACCCAGGCTGGATGGGCTGTGTCCCGCTGAAAATAACCGCGGTGcttggggcagggaagggaagtggTGTAGGATCTGGGGTGGCTTTTGGCTGTAAACTATTTTGAAAAGTTAATGTTAACATtgtcttttcaattaaaaaaagtaatactaAGCATATGGCTTTCTTAAATTTCTATTTCAGCTTTAGGGTTGGAACCTCTTCGGCTCTATTCTTgcttcttctttttgtctttagtgGCTTTCTAGAAGGTTCCAAGAAATCTACTAGACTGGAAATACAAAGGTCCCAGCCTCTTACTCCATCTCGCAGACCGGAGGGTGCTGCGATGGCCGTGCGTGTCCCACGGCCTCTCACGCGTGTGCACATGCGTGCCCACAACCCTGGGCCAGAGTGtgtttggggggaaggggaggcttGCAAGAGGCTTGACAATGAAttgaattattactttttaaaatgcttccatGTAGCCAGCCGCAGCGAAGAAAACTGGGTGGGCCATGCCATCCAATCAACAGAAGGGCACTCGAATTCCGAAAAAGCCAATCCCGGCAGCCATAACAAAGAGAGTTTTTGTGCTCAGGCGCTGGATCGGGGCCACGTTTGGACTTCCAGTGACCAGTCTAGTCTTCCGCCTCCTCCTTTCTTAGCTGCTGATTTCATTTTCCTAAGACAGTTTACTTACCCAGTGACCCCAGGGCCTGTGTTGTGGCCCATGCGGCCCTCAATGTGACAACCGTGGTTACTGTGTGTCTttgaggtgggagggaataacagcaagcacctactgtgtaccagcAATAGAGCAGTGCCTGTGGCTCCTGGGGAGCTGACAGGGTGTTTGGGGCGGCGGTCAAAACAAATGACAGACCAGAAAGATAATTTAAGCTACGACAGAGACAAAGGAGGGGTTGAGGCAGAGACTTGGGAGGGTGCTCAGGGAAGGCGTCTTAAACAAGGCGACTCTGAGACAGAGATAAAAGATGGGAAGTCAGCCAGGCACAGCTAGAGAAGGGCACGTGCAAAGGTCTGCAAGTTGGAAAGAACTCAGCGTGTCTGAGGAACGGAAAGAAGGCTGGTGAAGCTGGAATACCAAGAATGGCAGGGGTAGCAGAGCCAGGAgatgaggtggggaggtgggcggggcctgagctGCCCCTCAGTGGCCCCAAGAGAGCTGGACTTCAGTCTCAGTGCAGTGGGAAGCCGTTGGAGTATTTAAAGCAGGGGGTAACAGACACTCCTAGTTTAGGAGGGGACATGGAAGGAATCAAAGTCtagaacacctactatgtgccaggcattaagCTCAGTGCTTTAATAgcctgtttcattttgtttttgcaaatttATGGGACAGGTATTATGATCATAATTTTCTAGGAAAGAAAATGGAGCTTCAGAGAGGGAGTGACTctcacccagggtcacacagcttggTAAGTGGAGGGAACAGAATCTGGATGCCTGCCTGTTTAGCTCTAATCTCTGTGTCTTCTCCCCACACTTGTATCCATGCTGAgccctgatcaccagtggtttgTGGCACCAGTGCTGAGTGGGCAGCTGGTGGGAGCAAGGGAAAGTCCTTATGAACCCTGGGCGTGCCTCAGAGGAGCTCAGCTGAGCTGGAAGAAAGAACTTTAGAGCTCCAACCATCTCTTTTTGCAAATTGGGCccctgaggccagagagggaaggCCAGTTTCCCAGCGACACACAGCCAGGAAGCCAGGGAGTGGGTGCTGTCAGTCCAATATCTAGTTCCGAGTGTGTTTGCAGAGCAACTACAGGCTGGTCTGCTCTGGTGCTGGCTGCCGGGATGCTCTGCTGTGTCCTCCCCACGCATCTAGCCTGGGGCTCTGCACCCCGCCCACTCTCCGTCTATCCTCCACAGTACGGCTAGGACCACCCTTTAAAAACCTAAGTCACACCATGAAACCCCCTGCTAAATATTCTGTTCCAGCGTCCCACAGCACGggcatctctctctgcctccaccaGAAAGATGGCTTGTCCCCAAGCACACTTCTCCTGGCCTTCTTTGCGTTTGCTGGGCCCCTGCCTGGAGCATTCCTCCCCAGACACCTGCCTGGCCCAGTTTTCCTGTGGATGGGGTTTCaccttaaatgtcacctcctcagagagggcTTCCCTGATCCTACATCTAGAAGACTgtcctgtctctctgtccctttccctgGACTGATTTTTCTCCATAGCGCCTATGACCACCTGACACTGTGTTTCTATCTGTGGGTCTACTGTCCGTTTGCCCAGGTCTGTGAGAGCAGACCTGGCCTGGTTTGTTCACTGCTGTTCCCCCTACTCCCACTCACGGCCACAGCAGAGGCACAGGGAGTATTGCTGACGGACTGAGTGGGCCCTGTGGCACTTCTGTGCCCTGGTGCCCAGACACCTGTTACCAGTTTGATGCCCGAAGCCCCCTTTCCCGGAAATGAGGTGCTTTCCCAGCCTCTGGAGCTTCTGTTACTCACTACCTGCATTTCCCTGACTCCGCAACAGACCCCAAGCCCACACCTCTCTCCTGAACCCCACACTCAGTTGCCTTCCCCGAGGCTCCGCCTGGGTGTCTAACAGGTGCCTCAAACCCACCACGCTCAAAACTCAACTCCTGAACGCTCTGCAGAAACCTGCTCTGCCTCGGGAGACAGTCAGTGGTGACCCTAGCTTCCCCCACCCGGAAACTCAGAGTCGTTCTTGACTTCCACCTTCCTCTCGGACCTCACATCCGATGCCCCCTGAAGCCTGGCCTCACAGCGGATCCAGAACCCAGCAGCCTCTCTACACCTGCACTGCCACCAGCACAGCCCGAGGCTCCGCGGCCCGCCCCGTGCGGTGGGGGAGcttcctccctgctctccctgcttCTACCCCTGCTTCCCCCACACCAGCTTCACAGAGCCCTGGGAGACACGGGTCAGTCCAGGTACACCTATGGCACACCTATGAGACAGAagacagatcagtggttgcctagggccagGAGGCTGGAGGAAATGAGCAGTGAGTGACTAACTGGTACAGGATTTTCCTGGGGGTGACGAAGTGTTCTAAGATTTACTGTATTGATGCACAGCTTTGTAAATGCACCAGAAACcatcaaattgttttaaaaagcaaataaacatatcttttaaCATTAAAACAAATAGTCGTATTGTATCCTTTCCCCGCTCAGAACTTGGCTCCCATCTCAGTCTTAGTCAAAGCCAAGGTCTTTGACCTGGTCCCCATCACCCGCCTGACCTTTCCCTACATCCCCTCCGCCCTTCACCACCCCCAGGCCACGATGGCCTCCCTGATGTTTCTAGAACCTGCCAGGCTCATTTGGggcctttgctcttgctgctccCCCCTGCCTAGCACACTCCTCCGCCACATATCCAAATGGCTCGTGCCTCACGTCCCTCAGGTCTCCGCCCAAATATCGCCTTTTCggggaggccttccctgactacGCAACCTTATTTCTCGTCACCTCTGATACTTCCGATTCTCCTTCCCTGCTGTAGTTTTTTCCTTAGGACTTAGCACAGTTTGACATTCTATGTATTTTACCCGCTTGTCATATTATTGACAGCCTCTGCTGCTAGAATGCAAGCTCCATAAGGCTgggaattttgtctgttttgtccaCACGAGGATTTCCGGCACACAGAACCGGCCTGGCACAGAGGGGACACGCTGAGTGTCTGTGGGACAACAGGTGGCAGGGCGACAGTCTGTGAGACAGGGGCTCCCCCCagctgcagcctgcagcctgtcTGGATCCCCAGAGGAAGCCCGTGACTGGGCGAAGCCCCTGCCCTCACTTAGGGCCTGCAGCACAGAAGTCTTTAGCACTGGGAGCAGCTGCCAAAATAGCAGGAGGGCCCTTTGGGCAGCATCTTTGGGCCTTAGTTTGCTCATCTATACTATATCACGGGGATTCTTAGAGAGCTTATCTCATAAGGCTGTTGTGCAGAAACACCTAGAAAAGTGCCAGGGATGCAGTACATATAGTTATGATTATGATTAtccagagggtgggagagagctTGTGCAACTGGGAACAGAGGAATACTACGAGGagtgtggtggggcaggggggcagagtGGATTGCAAAGAGAGAAGAGCAGCCCAGGAGATGCAGCAAAAAGGGGCCAGCGTGAGCATGGAAGgaaaggggcggggagaggaggtATAGATCTCTCCTGGTCGCTACACAGGAAGGCCagtgagggagggggcaggacagGGGGACGGGAGGGCatgggaggggaaggtgggagccCTGGGAGCAGGAGCAGTGCCCTGGGTGCCTCAGCGTCCCCAGACTGTGCCCTGCACACGGCTCGATGAACAAGGGGAGCTCAGAGGAAGCCTGCTGACTGAATGCTAGCAGGAGCCAGGGAGCACCACCTGTCCCTCTAGCTTCCTGGCTCTCACGCCCATGGGTGCTGGTGGTTGCCAAGGTTACCTGGTGAGCTGCTCCTGCAGTGCCTTCAGCTGCATGTCCTGCTCCTTCCGCAGTTGCTCCTGGTGCTGGGCTTGCTCCTTGGTCTTCTGGAGCCTATGTCTGAggctctgggcaggggaggggaggaggcagcggaagggaagatgaagagggaggacagagaccccagcccagggaatGACTTGACAAACATCCCCAAGAGACCTCAGGCCATGTGAGACCACCCTTGCGAGGAAGGCAGGATGGGGGACAGCCCTGGGAGCTGTGACGCCTGGCTCTGCCCGTGGGTGAGCCTAGAGACACCACGTCTTCCTTCACCGAGCGATGGAAGTTACAAGGCTCAGGAACCTGTGACAGGGTGAAGCCCCTGCACTGGCTAGGGAGCAGGATGAAGGCTTAAAACAGCCTTGGGTGACCTCCAGGGGACACACCTACAGCAAGAGCCACTCAGCAAGGTCTGCAACAGTGGAATTTACACACTGGCAGGAAACGTGCCCGCAATGGGGGCTATGAAACCCAGAACAAGCAACTGCCCTGAAGACCTGTCGCAAAGGTGTCCCCAGTGCCTACCGGGACCAGGCAGGGAGTACTGATGAACACAGTGGGCCTGGTGTGAGGCAAGGGGTACAGGTGGGGATCTTGGTGAACTGAAGAATGCACGGCTTTCAAAAGACATCCTCGACTAATAATAATCCTGTGCAGGCCAATAAATACTGATCTGTGGGCTGGAGTGGTCCCCAGGTGACCCCTGAAGACATCCAGCTGTGGGCCAGCTTAGACTGGGGAGGACAGATGGGCACACAGCTGAGCGGCTCTCACCTCGACTGCATCTTGCAAGGCCACGTCTGGTCCCTCTTCTTCTGTCCTGGTCACACTGGTCACTCCTGTTTGCTCCTGTGGCTTCTCGGTGGCGGAGCCTCCCTTCACTCCTGGGCTCTGAAGGACGCTGGGCTCCCCCAGGATGCCAGGCACcttgccctcccctctgctccttgACATTGTGTCTTCATTTGTCCCTCTGGAGCCGGAGACCAGCAGCCTCTGGACATGACCCCACTCTGCCTCCCTTTCATGAGTCCCCTCTGTGGTTCTCTGACCCCCTGCACTCAGCAGCACCCCTCTGCCCTCACACTCTGTCTCTACCGCCTCCTTCAGAGCccgcctggccccctccccctgaCCCTGGATGCTGAGTGTTGAGTTTCCCAGGCAGAGGCTCGCCCTTGGGGCTCCCATGTCCTGGTCTTGCTGCGGCTCCTCCCCCTCTGGTTCCCACATGCTGTGGGGGACCCCGAGGCTTCTCGGATCGTCTTTCTTCACTTCCAAAAAGGGGGGAAGATGCCCATTTTGCTGGGATGTGAGGAGTCCAGCCAACTGGTCTGCGGGTGCATCTTGCAGACTGCTGGCTTGGCTGGTGTGCGGCTCCTCCGGCAGGACTCCTTTGGGGCTCCCACGCACAGCTGAGGTCTGCAGAGAAACCCCCAAACCCACCGTCATCCCTCTCAGCACCAACTCACCGAGCTGGTGCATGGGGAAGGCCACAGCCCGAGTGCAACAGGCTTGCTAACTATGTGGATTCCCAGGCCCTCCCACCGGAAATGCCGATTCAGCAGATCTGGGGAGGGCCCGGGAATCTGAATGTTAACACCGGGTGATCTGATCGGAGGCCTCAGCTTTGATCTGGTCAGAGCAGCGGCGCTTGTCAATGCCCTGTCCTCCCTCACCGCTAGCCCAcgcccttctccctccttcatgTCTACCTTCTGCGTGGATCTGGTTCCCCCCTAAGTtcttcccacccctctcctctgaTCCTTCCCTGTGAACTTGACTCCTTCgtattttcttgtctgagaagtgGGAATGGTAATGCCTGCCTTGTAAGACTGTGATGAAAGCTTAGACTGACCGACAGCCTGCTAGGAGTGCCCTCTGCCAAGAAGAGCTTCCCCTGTGGGTGTCGGCATCGCGACGCTTCACCAGTCACGCTGCAATGTGCTCCTTTAGGGTCTGTCCCCTTGAGCAGACCTGAGCTCCTTCGGGCCAGAGACTGAGGCCTCATAGTATCTGTACCTGGTACCTCgaagctggtgggggtgggggcacagcaaGCTTGTGGAATGATGGTGACTACCAGCTACCACCTACTGAGCACAGGGCAGCCTTGCTGTCTCGATGCATCCCTGCAATCTCCCTGTGAGGCATGACAAGTAACTTACCCGAGGACCACGGTTAGTaagggtggggctgggatttgaaccaggtgATCTAGCCCTTCGATCGCTCCCTGAACTGGAGACTTTTGCAAATTGTCCAGAAGAGGTTATTTCCCTGGTCTGTTTCCTACCAGTTTCTGGTCACCCTCTCCAGCACCTCCTCCTCCCATGGGCCCCACCGGCTCCTGCAGATGGTGTCGGTGGCCCATTTCTCTCCCCGATACCCCCACCATCCTGGGAAAATGGCCTTCACTTCTGTGGGCCCCTAGTCCCCAGGTCCACACATtggcctctctgtgtctgtccacTGGGTGCAGGACTCAGCTACTGCTCAACCTGGGGTCCCTGCAGAGATGGAGAGGAGGCAACTGAGAGGGAAGGTCAGGCAGGAGCACCTCCTTTGGGGAATCTCTGTTTTTTCTGGGTCTTCTTCCCGGGGTCCGGCTGGAGTTGGAGCAGCGGGACCTGGAAGTGAAAGGGCAGGGGGACCCTGGGCCTCTCTCCAGAGGCAGTCTCGGCTCTCGGATGCAGGATGTCCCGTCTTTCTGACCACCCATTCATTCTgccacttttcctccctctcACCTCACACATGCACCCCTCTCTCCATCCATCCCTGCATCCCACCTTCCAGGTATCCACCAATCCCATAACATCCCACCATCCATCCGTCCTTCTCACTCTACCCCAGCCACTCAACAGCTCTTTAGAGTGTGCATGCAGTGCAGCCTCGCGGGACATCATGAGATAGCGCTGGGAAAACAGAAGGCGAGGGAGGTGGAGGTTCAGGGGTTCAGGGAgcatgaagggagggagaagcggATGGCACAAGGGGCTGAGGGCTTGCGGCTAGCTCGGGACGGGTGGCAGCACTGGCAGCAGGTATGAAAAGAGGCCTCCCTTCACGCATACACACTCACTCTGAGAACATGGGCCAAGCCCCGTCCAGGTCTGGCCGCTGCAGGTCCAAGTCGAAGGCCACCCCATTGAGAGCATAGAGGGAGTCCAGGATGTCCTCCTGGAGGTCAGGGTGCACCAGAGGGCTGCGGGGGCCATACCATTCCCTGCGTTCACAGCGACCAACACCCTTGGTCTTTGGCCCTGGTGTGGTTGCCACCCCTGACCTCAGAGAATGCACCTCTCTGCTGCACAGCATCATGGGACAACTCCCCTAGCTGGGCTGTGGCCCCTGGAGAGCAGGAGGCCTGCATAGCATGACGATACCAGGACTGGGGCTCTAACCCCCCacctctgctctttctcccttgcctTCCCCCTCGTCTCTCTCATTTTATTCATCCTTGATATTAAACCACCCTTTTCAGGGTAGAGGAGGACCTTTCACTCGGGAGGGACGGTGGGCTCAGATGGTAGGAGTAGGCGCACGCGCAGCAGCCCCACCTGGTGAGCGGTGGGCtcaggaggcagagctgcagCCACTCGGCCAGCTGTCCGTGGGCGAGGCAGAAGCGGATGAAGGCACGGCCTTTCCCCAGGGGGGTCTTCAACTGCAGAGCGCACAGGGGGCAAAGTGGGCGTGGTGTGAGGACTAGGGGAGCTCAGCCAGCCCAGAGAGGGGGGGGGGTTGATGAGAAAGGTGTCATGGGACTGAGgctctgggaaggaaaggggtggcCGGAGGGGCGCTGAGGACAGCGCTCACGAGAGCGGAGGGCCAGGCGAGGGCACCTATGGTCGGTGCAACCGGGATGGGCGAGAACAGGGCCTTGGGCCGGCCTGTGTCCCGTGTCCCCTGGCCCCTGAGTGATCCCCGTCAAGGGCCTGGTGGCAGGACCCCCTCATGCTGGGGCCAGCCCGCCTGCCCCTGGCACTGCATACCCTGTCCTGTGAATGGACAAAGCGGGCTGGCTCCGTGTTCCCCCGCTGCTGCCATAGGGCAGCGCAGACAAAGTCCCAGTAATCCTTCCGCGGCCTCAGGAAGCTCTTCTGCTGCTTCTGGTCAAACTGGGTGCAAGCCGGGGGACAGGAATCACGGGCACGCTCCCTCCTAGAACACACCCTGCGTGACCGCTTGAGGGGCGGCCACGTGGAAGAGGGGAAGGGCTTGGGCACACAGACCCGGCTtcaggtcctggctctgcccttactggctgtgtggccaGGAGCGAGCTGCTTGACTTCTCTGCATGTTCAGTGTTCTCATTCATTCCAGAAgtacttattgagcacttactgtgtgccggACCCGTCCTAAGTCCAGGggatacagcaatgaacaagCTGACCTCATGGGCTTACGTCTTGGAAGAGGAGGCAGTGAACacattaaataagtaaaactgtATACTATGTCAGAGAGGGCAGCCCACTAAGGAGAAATAAATACAGCAGGAAGAGGGAATGGAAATTGTGtggtgtgtgcacacgtgtgcatgtcgtgtgtgtgtgctgtgttaGATATATGTATGTGTTGAAAATTGAGGTTAGGGTGGCTAGAGAAAGCCTTACTGAACAGGAACTATTCCAGGTGAAAACTGAAGGAAACGAGAAAGTGTGCCATCTGCATTTCTGGGGGCagagcattccagacagagggaatagcaagtgcaaaggccctgaggtgggtgCATTCCTGGTGTGCTTCAGAGGATCAAGGAGGCCCGTGTGACTGGAGCACAGACTGGCAGGAGGCTCACGCAGGCACACCGCATACCcataccacacacatacacacacccatacccataccacacacatacacacaggcacattcccaccacacacacacacatacacgcacaggGAAGTAGGAAGGGAGTGCATGTATGTGTGGGGGATGGGCAGGCCATGAATCACTTCAGGGGATTAGAGTGAGCACTGAATAAGGGGGGCCACGGAAAGGCttagcctggcacatagtatgtgctcagtaaaaGCTAATGATAGTGATGATCGGGGCTCTAACCAGCGGCAAGGAGGGCCAGCCCTAGGACATCTGTGCTTCTGCAACTGAAGCCTCTGGAGCAGggtggcagcccccagcccctccccaccctgccccagccctgctcacTGCACCTTCCAGGCTGCAACGACAGCCTCATGTGTGAGGTTAGGTGTCAGGAAGGACCTACTGACTGAGGGGGATGAAGCGGTGCACAGCAGCAAAGGAAGGGTTGTGGCTCTTTCCTAAGGATCTGGGACAGCCCTTCTGGTTATCTGGGCctgcagagaaggaaggggaggggacaggaggggagggaggagagcgcAGAGCCCCAcctgcagcagctgctccagGCAGCCACAGAGTCTGTGCAGCTCAGCGCTGGCGTCTGTCACCCGATGCCCGCCCCCGTAGCCCTGGAGGATGGCAGAGACAGCAGCTGTGAGGAAGATGATGGACATTAAACACCAGGGAGTGAGGTCTCTGAGGGAGAGGCTCCCAAGACCCCTCACTTCTCCCCCAGTTCAGTCCCAGAAAAACCTCTCGGGACACACTCACCTTTCAGGTCCCTTCTCCCCCAGTTCAGTCCCAGAAAAACCTCTCGGGACACACTCACCTTTCAGGTCCCTGGTGACCTTGAGGGCAGCCCCCTCTTCTGCCATGTGTATTTGAGGATAATATGATTCCTTGTGGCTCCGGAAGTTCAGGCCAGGAAGGAGCCCCTGGGGTCAGCTGTCCAGTGTCCTCCTTACACAAAGGAAGACCCAGGGCCTAGAGCGGAAATGTGGTGTTTCTCCAGGGTCCCAGTGAGTTCACTGGCAGGATACAACCCCAGCCCTTGCGGGCCAGTGTGGGAAGATGAGGGTGTGGCCCCCACTTGTGGAGCAGCTCCTGGGTGCCTGACGCCTTTGTCTCATTCAGCCCCCACAGCGACCCTGGGAGGTCAGCAATTCCATTTCCTACAAGGTGGACCGGGGGCTCAGGGAGGGTAAGTCTCTTACCCAATGCCGCCAAGCTCGAAGCTGTGAAACTAGAATTAGAACTCAGGTCCGTGTGCCCACAGGGCCGGTGCTCTCAGCCCCGGCCTGACGTGGGTGGCACCATCCATGCTCGTGTGCAGGCTGGGCAGACGGAAGCTGCCCCACTTCCCCACGGGGAGCTTCCCCAGAGCAGTCACCATCCTTGAGACACATTCTCATCCTTTCCTGGCTCCCAGCGGAGTGGAAAGTGTGCCTTCtccgaggggagggaggcagaagcaAGGCGTGGCCCTAGGGCCGGGACTGGGTCGTGGGGAGCAGGACACCTGGTTTCAACCCTGCTGCTCTCTCCCAGGTGAATCTCAGCTTGTCCTGGCCACCCGGGGGCCCAGGGGCTCGGAGAGGACTACTGCGGCCCCTGAGGGCCAGTGGGCTTATTCGGAGAGCCTGGAGTGAAgactgggcctggggcaggaaaccccgtccctgcctcccaggctgtggctgctggaatctgggggtgggtgggagtgaaGAAGGGCTGGGGCACCGCggaggggacaggagcagggAGACGAGAGTAAGGAGGAGAGTGGGTGGAGCACCCGCCTTCAGGGAGGGAGCACTGAGCTGGGAGTAGAGGACCCGGGTCTCCACCCTGGTCCTGCAACTTACCCGCTGACCTTGGGCACGTCACTCACAGTTCTCGGGCTTCAGTTCGCCCACATGTAGACCAAGGGTTCGGGCGTAGGGCCTCTGACATCCCTCCCCGCCCACACAGTTCATGAAACCTGGGAACGGAGATGTGCATCTCGTCCTGTCGCTCACACCCATCAAAACTCCTCAGCTGCTGGTTCCTGGCATCGGTCCCCTTCTCCGGCCTCCCCGGGACTCAGGAATCTCTACTCACCTGGACAGGCCTGGCGGGTGGAGGCACAGAGAGCCAGACACTTGTGACCCTCC from Phyllostomus discolor isolate MPI-MPIP mPhyDis1 chromosome 4, mPhyDis1.pri.v3, whole genome shotgun sequence encodes the following:
- the RUFY4 gene encoding RUN and FYVE domain-containing protein 4 — protein: MAEEGAALKVTRDLKAAVSAILQGYGGGHRVTDASAELHRLCGCLEQLLQFDQKQQKSFLRPRKDYWDFVCAALWQQRGNTEPARFVHSQDRLKTPLGKGRAFIRFCLAHGQLAEWLQLCLLSPPLTREWYGPRSPLVHPDLQEDILDSLYALNGVAFDLDLQRPDLDGAWPMFSESRCSNSSRTPGRRPRKNRDSPKETSAVRGSPKGVLPEEPHTSQASSLQDAPADQLAGLLTSQQNGHLPPFLEVKKDDPRSLGVPHSMWEPEGEEPQQDQDMGAPRASLCLGNSTLSIQGQGEGARRALKEAVETECEGRGVLLSAGGQRTTEGTHEREAEWGHVQRLLVSGSRGTNEDTMSRSRGEGKVPGILGEPSVLQSPGVKGGSATEKPQEQTGVTSVTRTEEEGPDVALQDAVESLRHRLQKTKEQAQHQEQLRKEQDMQLKALQEQLTRCQEERARLQAELEQKQREAERRSAVYEEELQGQRDLVQAMKRRVLELIQEKDNLWQKAQHLSSVAPGCCIGCSKVFGRLSRRYPCRLCGGLVCRACSVGYKKQEHRCPSCAQKGEAQGV